A portion of the Tindallia magadiensis genome contains these proteins:
- a CDS encoding CBS domain-containing protein: MKLITSHQNLDFDGLASMVACSKLHPDAVMAFSGNLEQEVKRFYTFYKNVLSIRFSNKIKIEHITNLIIVDIHTSDRIGKFKGIVDKIPVTIYDHHFPNDRAIPGACLHMHKYGACITILIEELMKKDIEINPFEATLFALGIYADTNCLTFSNTTSQDAKALSFLLEKEANLEIINDYIQDTWSPEHEEVFTMLLHNSETMEINHFRVAIATYTSQKFVNEVGIIANKVLDVLRADAVFLIVRMEERCYLIGRSVEDNINIPFTLQKFKGAGHPRAASATVRDGNPEQLKTELLKELPKRIAPQVVAKEIMSWPVKSLDENVSIDEANRIMLRYGHTGMPVIDENKKISGIISRTDIEKAMNHGLSHAPIKAFMSHDVVTIKPSTSLNEINELLVTHNIGRLPVVENNRLTGIVTRTDLLKYLHGTNSSYWYQQLFSDNDERIYQSSESIDRLPSKIKNLLLLAGQVGDELDQKVYIVGGFVRDLLLKTDNWDLDFVTEGDGIEFARQLSQRVGGKLTIHEKFGTAVIKLPQFISIDVVTARREYYEYPAALPKVERSNIWSDLFRRDFTINCMAIALNQDNFGELIDYFNGMKDLQNKQIRVLYNLSFIEDPTRIFRAIRFAARFGFTIEKSTSQYIEQAVNANMLEKLSNDRIREEIIHIIREQDVLDQSLQMLNLFKIFKSLDASFIISSMVIQKVKNVRFSLEGFRQLSSKPFNQTVVMMMQLISEVETDNISRVLKKLIANETLINSITQSMAKRKNVYEILSQEEVDRYTIYTTLKPHSDEALIFFYNDSENPYIRHYIAFYKLKLSSIHIKITGKDLQEMGIKPGPIYKIIMDSVLKAKVLGTIYDRNGELEFAKQKYQRLKGES, translated from the coding sequence ATGAAGCTCATCACCAGCCATCAAAATCTGGATTTTGATGGACTTGCTAGTATGGTTGCTTGTTCTAAGCTACATCCAGATGCGGTGATGGCTTTTTCTGGTAATTTAGAACAAGAAGTTAAACGATTTTATACTTTTTACAAGAATGTATTATCTATACGATTTTCTAATAAAATTAAGATAGAACATATAACTAATCTTATCATTGTTGATATTCATACTTCAGATCGTATAGGAAAGTTCAAGGGAATTGTAGATAAAATACCTGTGACTATTTATGATCATCATTTTCCAAATGACAGAGCAATACCAGGTGCTTGTCTTCATATGCACAAATATGGTGCTTGTATTACTATTTTAATTGAAGAATTAATGAAAAAAGATATTGAAATCAACCCTTTTGAGGCAACACTTTTTGCACTGGGTATTTATGCAGATACCAATTGCCTTACTTTCTCTAATACTACAAGTCAAGATGCTAAGGCTTTATCTTTTTTATTAGAAAAAGAAGCTAATTTAGAAATTATTAATGATTATATACAAGATACTTGGAGCCCAGAACATGAAGAAGTGTTTACTATGTTGCTTCATAACTCTGAGACAATGGAAATAAATCACTTTAGAGTAGCTATTGCGACTTACACAAGTCAAAAATTTGTTAATGAAGTAGGAATTATAGCAAACAAAGTCTTAGATGTTCTCAGAGCTGATGCTGTTTTTTTAATTGTCCGAATGGAAGAACGTTGTTATCTAATAGGCAGAAGTGTGGAAGATAATATCAATATACCTTTTACACTGCAGAAATTTAAGGGAGCTGGTCATCCGAGAGCGGCATCAGCAACAGTGCGTGATGGTAATCCAGAACAATTAAAGACTGAATTATTAAAAGAGTTACCTAAGCGAATTGCCCCTCAGGTTGTTGCAAAAGAAATAATGAGCTGGCCAGTAAAATCTCTTGATGAAAATGTATCTATTGATGAAGCAAATCGCATTATGCTAAGATATGGTCATACTGGAATGCCTGTTATTGATGAAAATAAAAAAATATCTGGCATTATATCGCGTACAGATATCGAAAAAGCTATGAATCACGGGCTGTCCCATGCGCCTATTAAAGCATTCATGAGCCATGATGTTGTAACAATTAAACCCTCTACCTCATTAAATGAAATTAACGAGCTGTTAGTAACTCATAATATAGGAAGATTACCTGTTGTTGAGAATAATCGCTTAACAGGTATTGTTACTAGAACAGACTTACTAAAATATCTACATGGTACTAATAGTTCTTACTGGTACCAACAGCTTTTTAGTGATAATGACGAACGAATATATCAATCCTCAGAATCAATTGATCGTCTTCCTTCTAAAATAAAAAACTTATTATTACTAGCAGGTCAAGTTGGTGATGAGTTAGATCAAAAGGTTTATATTGTAGGTGGTTTTGTAAGGGATTTGCTTTTAAAAACAGATAACTGGGATTTGGATTTTGTTACAGAAGGAGATGGCATTGAGTTTGCTAGACAGTTAAGTCAAAGAGTAGGTGGTAAGTTAACCATACATGAAAAGTTTGGAACAGCTGTAATTAAACTTCCTCAATTTATCTCTATTGATGTCGTTACGGCACGTAGAGAATATTATGAGTACCCAGCAGCCCTACCAAAAGTTGAGCGAAGCAATATATGGAGTGATTTGTTTCGGCGTGACTTTACTATTAACTGTATGGCTATTGCACTTAACCAAGATAATTTTGGTGAATTGATAGATTATTTTAATGGTATGAAAGACTTGCAAAATAAACAAATTAGAGTTCTTTATAATTTAAGTTTTATAGAAGATCCGACCAGAATTTTTAGAGCTATTCGTTTTGCAGCTAGATTTGGTTTTACTATTGAAAAATCAACAAGTCAATATATTGAACAAGCGGTCAATGCAAATATGCTAGAAAAGTTGAGTAATGATCGAATTCGCGAAGAAATCATTCATATTATTCGAGAACAAGATGTTCTAGATCAAAGCTTACAAATGCTGAATTTATTTAAAATATTCAAATCCTTAGATGCATCCTTTATTATTAGCAGTATGGTGATTCAAAAAGTAAAGAATGTCCGTTTTTCTTTGGAAGGTTTTCGACAATTGTCGAGTAAACCATTTAACCAGACTGTAGTAATGATGATGCAGTTAATATCAGAAGTAGAGACAGATAACATATCGAGAGTTCTAAAAAAACTAATAGCAAATGAAACACTAATTAATTCTATTACTCAATCGATGGCTAAGAGAAAAAATGTATATGAAATTTTGAGTCAAGAAGAAGTTGATCGATATACAATCTATACAACATTAAAGCCTCATTCAGATGAAGCGCTTATCTTTTTCTATAATGACTCAGAAAATCCTTATATTAGGCACTATATCGCTTTTTACAAACTAAAACTATCTTCTATTCATATAAAGATCACTGGCAAAGACCTTCAAGAAATGGGGATAAAGCCTGGTCCTATTTATAAAATTATTATGGATAGTGTATTAAAAGCAAAAGTGTTGGGGACAATATATGATCGTAACGGTGAACTTGAATTTGCCAAACAAAAATATCAACGATTAAAAGGAGAAAGCTGA
- a CDS encoding site-2 protease family protein, with product MFNLDPTRIMMILPGILIGLTIHEFSHGYTAYLLGDDTARNQGRLTLNPVAHIDPVGFFMLIFAGFGWAKPVPINPYYFTDRRKGTFLVSIAGPVSNIIMAFLLTTLLGILMRTVGTSFAVQRIILSAVSINLVLAVFNLFPIPPLDGSKIVMSLFPSRFEETFYQIEQYSVIILVILLVFGVIRNILFPIVDVLYNILLLYLSMIVF from the coding sequence ATGTTTAATTTAGATCCAACAAGAATTATGATGATATTACCTGGTATTTTAATCGGTCTAACCATCCATGAGTTTTCTCATGGATATACAGCCTATTTACTGGGAGACGATACGGCGCGAAACCAAGGACGGTTAACATTAAACCCTGTTGCTCATATTGACCCTGTTGGTTTTTTTATGCTAATATTTGCTGGGTTTGGTTGGGCGAAACCAGTACCGATAAATCCTTATTATTTTACAGACCGCAGAAAAGGTACATTTTTAGTATCCATTGCAGGTCCAGTCTCAAATATTATTATGGCATTTCTATTGACAACTCTGTTAGGAATCTTGATGCGCACCGTTGGTACAAGCTTTGCAGTGCAACGTATTATCCTATCAGCCGTTTCTATTAACTTGGTCCTAGCCGTTTTTAATCTCTTTCCAATACCTCCATTAGATGGATCTAAAATAGTCATGTCACTATTCCCATCAAGATTTGAAGAAACATTTTACCAAATTGAGCAATATTCTGTGATTATCTTAGTGATACTTCTCGTTTTTGGAGTGATTCGAAATATTTTATTTCCTATCGTAGATGTGCTTTACAATATATTGCTTCTATATTTAAGTATGATTGTTTTCTAG
- a CDS encoding segregation and condensation protein A: MSYHLKLKAFEGPLDLLYHLIQLNEIDIYDIPIHEITDQYMDYLQTIQSLDLEIASEFLLMAATLLEIKSRMLLPKEEKNDEDTTDENDPREELVNKLLEYQMYKAAAADLKHREEQVPNTYFKSQEDLSKYLMDSGDDGLLDDSIDINGLKEIFEKVLLTSIRRKSSIQTSKPIYLANETYKVSQQMLKIKKALRSSNKTLSFTDFFISLSCKEEVVVTFLALLEMIQKGLVTVNSIDDSINDRIDSEIKEVS; encoded by the coding sequence ATGTCATATCACTTGAAACTGAAAGCTTTTGAAGGACCACTCGACTTATTATATCACCTCATCCAATTAAATGAGATAGATATCTATGATATTCCAATACATGAGATAACAGACCAGTATATGGATTATCTACAAACAATACAATCATTAGATTTGGAAATAGCTAGTGAGTTTTTGTTGATGGCAGCGACTTTGCTCGAAATTAAATCACGTATGCTTCTTCCAAAAGAAGAAAAAAATGATGAAGATACAACAGATGAAAACGACCCTAGAGAGGAACTCGTAAATAAACTTTTAGAATATCAGATGTATAAAGCTGCAGCTGCTGACCTGAAGCACAGAGAAGAACAAGTTCCTAACACTTACTTTAAAAGCCAGGAAGACTTATCTAAATATTTAATGGATAGTGGTGATGATGGACTGCTTGATGATTCTATTGATATTAATGGTCTGAAAGAAATATTTGAAAAAGTTTTATTAACTTCTATCAGGCGAAAGTCATCTATACAAACATCAAAACCTATATATCTTGCTAATGAAACCTATAAGGTTTCCCAGCAAATGTTAAAAATCAAGAAGGCATTGCGTTCTTCCAATAAAACTTTGTCCTTCACTGATTTTTTTATTAGTTTATCTTGTAAAGAAGAAGTAGTAGTAACCTTTTTAGCTTTGTTAGAAATGATTCAAAAAGGTTTAGTAACAGTGAACAGTATTGACGATAGCATTAATGATAGGATTGATTCGGAAATAAAGGAAGTGTCGTAA
- the scpB gene encoding SMC-Scp complex subunit ScpB, protein MSVEKKKAVIEALLFAWGEEISVKEISKATGYSYHEVRLLLTQMEEDYKFYHRGIILLRMGDYYQLSTNPAYSQYIEKLISPQKCKSISQAVLETLAIIAYKQPITRSLVDSIRGVKSDHAIRTLLDKDLIEIKGRLDKIGKPILYGTTHTFLKSFGLTTLDELPNIEVFTPSENDDHLDI, encoded by the coding sequence ATGAGTGTTGAGAAGAAAAAAGCGGTGATTGAAGCATTGCTATTTGCATGGGGAGAGGAAATATCTGTAAAAGAAATATCAAAAGCTACTGGTTATTCCTATCATGAAGTTAGATTACTCTTAACGCAAATGGAAGAAGATTACAAATTCTATCATCGTGGTATTATCCTTTTACGGATGGGAGACTATTATCAGCTTTCAACAAACCCTGCTTACTCACAATATATAGAAAAATTGATTTCTCCACAAAAATGCAAATCAATATCACAAGCTGTTCTAGAAACCCTGGCCATCATCGCATATAAGCAACCTATCACAAGGTCGTTAGTGGATAGTATAAGAGGTGTAAAATCGGATCATGCTATTAGAACTTTGCTTGATAAAGATTTAATTGAAATAAAAGGACGCTTAGATAAAATAGGAAAACCAATCCTCTATGGTACAACACATACTTTCTTGAAATCTTTTGGATTAACGACACTTGACGAATTACCGAATATAGAAGTTTTTACACCCTCAGAAAATGATGATCATCTTGACATATAA